The Oncorhynchus nerka isolate Pitt River linkage group LG15, Oner_Uvic_2.0, whole genome shotgun sequence genome contains the following window.
GTGTGAAACTGGGCGAAGGAGATCCCCAAAATGGCCGCCATATCAAAAGTAGTTTCCATTCCCCTCTCTTCCTGCGCTTTACTCACTGTTCCAACCAACTAAGCAAAGCCCAGTCCCTACTGCCTTGCTCCCAACCGCTACCTGCCCACAGACAGCGACTAGGATTCTTTAAGGCGTAGTGTGGTTGACGTTGATCAACCACAGGAGGGGGCGAGGGGGATGGTGAGGGGCGAGCTGGGAAGGGTAGATGTGACTCTGAAAACAGAAGGCACTGAGGCACTGGGGTTTCTGGGTAGATAAACACCCCTCTGATGTaggtccccccccctctctggacCTACCTATACGGAGGGCAGGGGTGGTATATGTGccccttctccccttcccagttcactacactacactaggccTGGGATTGGACAGCTTgggagaatgatagagggagcaggagaggacAAAACACTGCAGGAGGGTCAAAATTAGAGGAAAGATGTGCTATGAAGGACAAGGATATCGTGAGTGATTGTGCAAAAGCAAAACGATGTGGGCATACCCTCTATCTATATAGTTCTATCCATCTATATCAAAACGCTTTATATACACTATCTGACCCATGGAAATATAATCTATAGatatgccatcattgacttgaattgGGAGGCCTGTTCTACACATTCTATTTCTATGCGCCCACGTACATATTGTCATTTATTTATAATGCTACAACCACTCTGCACTATAATGGTAAAGGAGAAATGAATGTTGGAAAGATCTGCATAGAGTTTGTAGTGGGATATTGTGTGGAGCTACAGTGACAAAGTGCAATTTGAATCTGTGTAGCTGATTTCAATGGAGAGTTTCTGAGCTCTAGCCACTTAGCTAGAGTGTTTGAAGTAAATAAAAGTATGTTTttctctctataatatataaactTTTATATCTCTATATTGTATCTATCATTTTACGAGTTATGATAGGGAATATCTGTTACAATCTACATAACTGTAATCATAGCAAAATAAATATGTTTTAATCCAAAACATCTGGAAACAATCATGTTAGCTAACCTGTCTAAAGAATGCTCTAGAATGTACTAGAGTTTCTAGAGTCTAGACTAGAGTTTCTAGAATGTCTTAGATATTCTAAAATGTTTCTAGAATGTTCTCCTCTGGCTTGGTAAAGCAAGCAGCTCAATGCTAAACATGTCATGGAAaatcagaaagacagagagactcgACAGCGAGTGGAGAGCTCTTGGGGATGTGAGGTGGAGCTCGTTCACAAcatagaggtagaaagagggctCTAGGTGGATATATCCCAGTATAAGTCCTCTTTCTAACTCTATGGTCCACAGCTAGCTGTAAATCAGATACTGTGTGGAGGTCTGACGGTTGGTTGGTTGGCCGGTTCATTTGGCTATGACTGGGGCGCACTCAGCAGGACACAATGTTTTTGGAACGCTTGGATAGAAAAATGCTATTTAGAACAAACATGCATCTCTTACACGTAGAATGAAGAACCACGTCGGCTCTGTTAatgacatttctatctgcaacgtttGACAACATTTGGCTACTGAACGTGTCCCCGGTTCTCTGTCTACCACTGAGGGGGGGACCTATCAGAGGTAAAGAGCTGCGTTACACAACGCCACACAGTTCCATCTGTGTTGCTCACAATCACAATCCGACATCTAACCCCTCCCTGAAAAGTGTATGCGTGTTGCATGTATCGGACCCAGTTAAAGGCGTTTTGGAACAGTTTGGGAACAGTTTGGAAACAGTTTGAACAGTACCCAAGGAAAATAAACGATGAAAACTAGATGACACAGCAGATTGAAACTCCAAAAAACATGACAACAGATCTACGGCAAACAACTATCATCATTCATCGTTTTGCATTGACACTGATAtcagtatttataggactatcaCCATTATTAACAATACAAATCAATTATTTAAAGAGGTTGAAGTTCTCTCTCCCCATAGCTCTCTCAATTCTTACTTATTCCTCAAAACAATTTAGGAATATCTTAGTACAACAGGAGTATCTTAGTAAAATTTAGGAGTATCTCAGGAACTTAGGAGTACTTTCAAGATAAGAAAATGGTAGCTTTAAAACCCTATTGGGCGGAAATCAAACTTAAAAAAGGTTGTCCATCGGATCCTTAGGGTGATATAGAACAAATATTTACTCAATAAACAAACGCATGATGatagacagagtcagagagagagagagagagagtcagaaaaaGAGAACTTCTTCAATCAAAACCTAAAATGTAAGTGTTCTATAAACCCAAAATGCCCCCATATCCCCAACAGTAGATTTTCTCTCTAGGTATTTTTTTCATGCATCATAACGGATTAACAGAGGCTTGAGCGAACGCAACAGAAGAACCAAGCTCCAATGTCCAAGAAGAAGaactagaagaagaagaagtaatcGATAGAAGAAATACTGAAGAAATGGTcttttccctcccttcccttctgtCTTTCCGCTCCTCctcacatcattttccttccctGTCCTTTATTTTTCggcaggatggaggagagaggaaggggggagagaagaTAGTGGGGGCAAACAAACTACGCCCCCTAAGGGTCCATAACTCTGCCCCCAGCCCCTCCCCTGTGGCCCCACCCACCGGAACAGGACGTGATGTCACACCAGGCCCCACCCACAGGAAGTGAGGTCACACCAGGTCCGTCGTCAGCATTTCGTGagtctgtaacagtaaacagGAGATGATAAAACTCATCAAATATCAGCCAGCTCTGTCATTGGCTGGTTTTTGCAGTAGAGGCGGAGCTTCCTGGTTCTAGTCCCTTTAAGGAAAGTTTAAGTTAAAGTGGTTGTTCTCCCTTTTTTTCTCCTCTTTTTTTCaaagtttgtttttgttttctgttcTTTAGTCTTCAAGTTAGATTTTTCTGGAGGCATAGCTTGGCGTGTATAAGGATAGGGGGTCCTGGCATGGGTTTTCCTTGTTGTTTTAAACATGCCCGTCTAGGTTACACCAAGagcagtgttagctagctagctttagctgtTAGCTCCTAACACTTATCAGGCTAGTAGAATAGCTTGGCGTGTATAAGGATAGGGGGTCCTGGCATGGGGTTTCCTTGTTGTTTTAAACATGCCCGTCTAGGTTAGACCAAGagcagtgttagctagctagctttagctgtTAGCTCCTAACACTTATCAGGCTAGTAGAATAGAATGACAGAACAGCAAGAGCACCCAGGTTTAGCTTAACTTAACTAACCCACCTATCCCCTAAACAGTCTGGGAGAGGGGCTTTGATTTACCATTCATTGGCCACTTGTAACTTAATATACATGCTCCTCCTTTCCTTTCATTCTTTTGTTCTTTCTTCCCTCTCCACACCTCCGTCAGCACCTCTCCACCATCCCTCGGTCTACTCCCCCCTGGGCACGCTGAGAACTCTGGGTATGGTagttgagacagaggagaagaggagaggtgcgTAGTTCTGCCTTATAGCTGTCTCTCTTTGTCATGTCTGCTCTGAGTTTAGagtctcacacacccacacagtgtacctcctctcctctaaccatccctccatccctcatcattCCATCCAAGTCTGAGTCTCaggagtggaggtagagagatggagagacttcTCCCaaattctcttctcctcctttcatTTCCTCACCCCCTTCTGCATCCCTTTACCCTTCATTCAAGTCTGCATAACGAAGAACAGaggacgggggagacggagagactcctctcctccctccttttcccctcttcctctcctccctcgttcTTCTGTTCCTTCGCTGTGCTAGCACCAGTCGTCCTCGTCCGTCTCGCTGTAGGGTTCGTGCAGTCCCTTCCGGGGGCCTCTGGGGCCTCCATGGGGGACCCGGTGATGAGGGGGGGACCGGTGGGGTGGTCCCCCTGGATTGGGGTGTTGATGTGGGGGCCCTCGCCGGTGCGGGGAGGGCGAAGACGAGCGGTAACCATTTGGGACTCGTCGGGGGTGAGTGGGAGCAAGTGGAGGTGGTGGGCCCACGCCGCCCCCGTGCCGGGCAGTCCTGGGGGAGCGTGGGTGCGGGTTGCCGTGCGGGTGGGGGTTGCCGTGGGGATGTGGGTTGCTGAGGCTCTGCTCGTAGGCGGGCGGCTCATGCTGGCGCTCATACTCGCAGTCACGCTCATAGAATGGGCCGCCCTCGCTCTCCAGACTATCCCCGGGAGGGGGACCGCTCCAGCGCCCGTGGCGGGGGGACCGGGGTGACCCATGGTGGGGCGGAGGTGAACGAGACCCCGACTGGTGCCGGGCCGATCTCGGAGACCCGTGCCTCGACCCTCCGTGCTCAAGCGGGGAAACGTGACGCGATGGCGGGCGGTGATACCCCCCTCCGTCGTGCTCTGGGGGGGAGAAGTGTCGGGGGGAGGGGGAGCGGAGTCGTCCAGGGGGACCTGCTCCGTAGGTGGGCTTGGGGTGTCGTATGGCTGGGGAGTAGGTGACGTGGGGGCGTGGCACGGCGGGGGTCTGGGGCAGCTGGCGGCGCCCGCGGCGGGGGGTGGAGGTACCGGACGTGGAGGGGACGGGGCTGCCGCTCACCGAGCTACTGCCCTACAGCAAATATGGCGACAAGGCAAATCAAAAAGCACCACAAAATTAACCAACCACAGCCAACCACAAAGGAACCACGACCACAACCACACcgaccagagagaaagagagaggagatagagagaggagatagagagaggagatagagacaaacagacacagagcaagacggacagagagatcaagagagaggaagaggggggataaatatagttagttagatagacagagataaagagagaggagggggatatatatatatatatatatatatatatatatatatatatatatagatagatagatagatagatagatagatataggtagatagatagacagagataaagagagaggtggaggggggatagatataggtagatagacagagatgaagagagaggagtagggtgatagatataggtagatagacagagatgaagagagaggagtagggggatagatataggtagatagatagacagagataaagagagaggagtagggggatatatataggtagatagacagagatgaagagagaggagtagggtgatagatataggtagatagacagagatgaagagagaagagTAGGGggatagatataggtagatagatagacagagataaagagagaggagtagggggatatatataggtagatagatagacagagataaagagagaggagtaggtagatagatagacagagataaagagagaggagtagggggatatatataggtagatagatagacagagataaatagagaggagtagggggatagatataggtagatagatagacagagataaagagagaggatagatatagatagacagagatagatataggagtagatagatagatatagagataaagagagaagagagaggagtaggggatagatataggtagatagatagagatgaagagagaggagtagggggatagatataggtagagatagagataaagagagaggagtagggggatagatagagataaagagagataaagagagtagggggatagatataggtagatagatagacagagataaagagagaggagtagggggatagatataggtagatagatagacagagataaagagagaggagtagggggatagatataggtagatagatagacagagataaagagagaggagtagggggatagatataggtagatagacAGAGTTAAAGAGTGAGGAGTAGGGggatagatataggtagatagacagagttaaagagagaggagtagggggatagatataggtagatagacagagttaaagagagaggagtagggggatagatataggtagatagacAGAGTTAAAGAGTGAGGAGTAGGGggatagatataggtagatagatagagataaagagagaggagtagggggatagatatagttacagagatgaagagaggagtagggggatagatatagttacagagatgaagagaggagtagggggatagatatagttacagagatgaagagaggagtagggggatagatataggtagatatacaGAGATGAAGAGTGAGGAGTAGGGGGATAGATATAGTtacagagatgaagagaggagtagggggatagatataggtagatatacaGAGATGAAGAGTGAGGAGTAGGGGGATAGATATAGTtacagagatgaagagaggagtagggggatagatataggtagatatacagagatgaagagagaggagtagggtGATAGATATAGTTAGTtagagattaagagagaggagtagggggatagatataggtagatagatagacagagataaagagagaggattagggggatatatataggtagatagatagacagagataaggagagagaaaagaaaagtggAAAGACAGCAACATTGAAAACCATAACAACCAAACCGCCAATGAGGCaaaagagcacacacacattgaagcCACGAGAGCCACATCAAGAaaaatggacagagagagaaacagtgacaaagaaagaaagaaaaagtaaAAGATAACAGAAAAAAGAGAAATTGATATCTGTAAGTAGTGCTAGTTAACCAACAAGGCAGAACTCTAAATCAAAGATTAATGGTTAGATCACTCCAGCTGCTTCTCCATTGGTTAGTTTTCCATTTCCACCAATGGGATGAGGAGAAAGAACCATTATAATCCACCTGTTCTCCAGGGTGCTTGACGAAGGCCTTCTTCCACTTCCCTGAGAAAGATATACTATAGAGAGGAataacggtgtgtgtgtgactgtgtgtgtgagaggccgtatacagtatgtgcagtctatgtgtgtacttcacatgcatttgtgtgtgtatgtttgtgtgtatatgcttATGCTTCTCATCTCCCGTCCGTCGCTGTGTGGTGCCCACCTGTCTGTGGCCCCGTCCGTCGGGCCCCTCACTAGGAGAGCGGGACCAGTGTCTGTCCCCCCGGTCGTGGGGGTGTCTGTGGGTGAACTCTGGCCCGTGTCTGTCTGGCCCGAAGCGCCCCTCCTTCTCCATGGAGCCaccgtggtggtggtgatgatggtggtgccTGCGGTCTTTGGCTCGACCGCGTTCGCGTTCACGCTCTTTGGGGGGGAGTTCTCCAGACTGGGTGGTAGTGCTCAGGTCTGTGCCCAACCCTACAAGAGAAGGGGGGGACATATTTTTTATGCCATAAAGTTTCTTCTGAAAGTCTACTTCCTTGAATTTCTCAAACCTCTGATGGAACTTGACTTTTCTATCTCAAACCTCTGATGGAACTTGACTTTTCTATCTCAAACCTTTGATGGAACTTGACTTTTCTATCTCAAACCTCTGATGGAACTTGACTTTTCTATCTCAAACTGATGGAACTTGACTTTTCTATATCAAACTGATGGAACTTGATTTTTCTATCTCAAACCTCTGATGGAACTTGACTTTTCTATCTCAAACTGATGGAACTTGACCTTACTATCTCAAACCTCTGATGGAACTTGACCTTTCTATCTCAAACCTCTGATGGATCTTGACCTTTCTATCTCAAACCTCTGATGCAACTTGACCTTACTATCTCAAACCTCTGATGGAACTTGACCTTTCTATCTCAAACCTCTGATGGAACTTGACCTTTCTATCTCAAACCTCTGATGGAACTTGACCTTTCTATCTCAAACCTCTGATGGAACTTGACCTTTCTATCTCAAACCTCTGATGGAACTTGACCTTTCTATCTCAAACCTCTGATGGAACTTGACCTTTCTATCTCAAACCTCTGATGGAACTTGACCTTACTATCTCAAACCTCTGATGGAACTTCACCTTTCTATCTCAAACCTCTGATGGAACTTGACCTTTCTATCTCAAACCGCTGATGGAACTTGACCTTTCTATCTCAAACCTCTGATGGAACTTGACCTTTCTATCTCAAACCTCTGATGGAACTTGACCTTTCTATCTCAAACCTCTGATGGAACTTGACCTTTCTATCTCAAACCTCTGATGGAACTTGATCTTTCTATCTCAAACCTCTGATGGAACTTGACCTTTCTATCTCAACCCTCTGATGGAACTTGACCTTTCTATCGCAAACCTCTGTTGGAACTTGACCTTTCTCTGAAAAGTTTCTCTAAACCTTTCTACTTTTTACCTTCCTTCCAAAAAGTTTGGTTTGAAACTTTCCCTTCTGGTAGCTTTTACTTAGTGTTAACAATATTtgcaaaattcccaggttttccagaaatcccggtTGGAAGATTCAGGAGGGAACaagcaggaaatccagaatccTCCAAACCATTGGGATAAATACatttctgatctaggatcagctcccccTGTTCATTTTATTTTGTTCATTATGATCGGAAAGGCAAAACTGATTCTAGgttagcactcctactctgagacactttgtgaataCTGGCCTTGGTCAATGGGAAAAGTCAAAATACTCTAGCATCTCTCTCACCTGTGTCTGTGTCCGTCTTTCTGGTAAGGGACCTCtgtaagtgtgtttgtgtgtgtttgtgtgtgtgtgtgtgtgtgtgtgtgtgtgcgagtgggTGTGACGTgcatgtgtctctcctctcttcatctctctcacctgtgtctgcgtctgtgtaTCTGGTAAGGGACCTCTGAGAGGTGCGGTGgctcctgtccctcctgtccctGCGTTGTCCCCCTCCTGCTCCCCCACCatgcctcccctctccttctaccctctcCAGGCTGTAGTCATCCAGcctcacccccctctccctgccaGAACGCCCGTGGACCAGAGAGGAGGTGGACCGACGCATGGGGCTGGTGTCTGTTATGgtctggagaaaggagagggagaggggagagagaaagtaagatgTAGAacgggagaagagagatggaaatgagagaagagagatggaaatgagagaagagagatggaagagagagaagagagatggaagagagagaagagagagagagaagagagagaagagagatggaagagagagaagagagatggaagagagagaagagagatggaagagagagaagagagagaagagagagagagagagaagagagagaagagagagaagagagatggaagagagagaagagagagagagaagagagagaagagagacgggagagagagaagagagagaagagagagtgggagagagagaagagagagtgggagagagagaagagagagtgggagagagagggagagaatgggcaGAAAATAAGAAAGTCAAACTGTTTAAAACTCACTCTGTACAGGAATATGTAGCGTGTCTGCTTGTGTTAATGCATTTGtccgtgtgggagtgtgtgtcggAGTGTCTGTGTCGGAGTGTCTGTGTGGGAGAGTCTGTGTGGGAGAGTCAGTGTGGGAGTGTCTGTGTGGGAGAGTCTGTGTGGGAGAGTCTGTGTGGGAGAGTCAGTGTGGGAGAGTCTGTGTGGGAGAGTCTATATGGGAGAGTCAGTGTGGGAGAGTCTGTGTGGGAGAGTCTATATGGGAGAGTCTGTGTGGGAGAGTCTGTATGGGAGAGTCTGTGTGGGAGAGTCTGTATGGGAGAGTCTGTGTGGGAGAGTCTGTATGGGAGAGTCTGTGTGGGAGAGTCTGTATGGGAGAGTCTGTGTGGGAGTGTCTGTGTGGGAGTGTCTGTGTGGGAGAGTCTGTGTGGGagagtcagtgtgtgagtgtctgtgtgggaGAGTCTGTGTGGGAGAGTCTGTGTGGGAGAGTCTGTGTTGGAGAGTCTGTGTGGGAGAGTCTGTGTGGGAGAGTTTGTGTGGGAGAGTCTGTGTGGGAGAGTCTGTGTGGGAGAGTCTGTGTGGGAGAGTTTGTGTGGGAGAGTCTGTGTGGGAGAGTCTGTGTGGGAGAGTTTGTGTGGGAGAGTCTGTGTGGGAGAGTCTGTGTGGGAGAGTCAGTGTGGGAGAGTCTGTGTGGGAGAGTCTGTGTGGGAGAGTCTATATGGGAGAGTCTGTGTGGGAGAGTCTGTGTGGGAGAGTCTGTGTGGGAGAGTCTGTTTGGGAGAGTCTGTGTGGGAGAGTCTGTGTGGGAAAGTTTGTGTGGGAGAGTCTGTGTGGGAGAGTCTGTGTGGGAGAGTCTATATGGGAGAGTCTGTGTGGGAGAGTCTTTGTGGGAGAGTACACCATCCCAAAAGATCCCTCTATCAGCCAGACCTCACTAAACCCACAACCCCAAGCACATCCAACTACAATACCATGCTTCCCTActatgagagagagataaagggcaaaatgacagaagagagagagagaacaagcatAGACCATGCCTCACATGCATCCAATGGCACGTATGCAGAAGCATGTATGCATCCAGAATGATATCTTTTAGAGATCGTAGCAGCGTTCAACACCGACACCCACAGTCACACTTTCTACCAGCATGAAGAACACCTTTATCAGCAGGCAGACCTAGGAGCTGACCTCTTCAAGTCATTCAGGTCTACAAGTCCCTCGGTCATGTAATGAGGAAACCAGACCAGACAAGCCCGATGAGTATATGAACAAGCCATGCGCACTCCTCAAGTAGCTGGACATTCAACTCACACGCAGAAATACATACACCCACTGAGCTCACAAGCTGCATTCTGTTGTTCAGACTGGGTCCATATGTAGCTTAGGCATATCATGTGCAGTAaccagacactcacacacacaactggCTTCCAAAGAGCGTCCAATATCCAATATGGTATACCATGCACGGTGTGACTGACATGACATGCCAAGACTATGTTTATGTATTGGTCAACAACTTCCGTCTAGCGATATCATGCTTCAACATTCGCTGTCGACCCAGAGGCAATGCAAAGAGGCAATCGCAAACTCAAACATAcaaagacagtagacagacagacagacagacagacaagcagaccCTCCTTCTAGAATCTAGACCATGTGGACCAACACTGCAACACAGGCATACaggacagagggggggggggcagcacaAAACATTACTGGGACAaaaggatcagagagagagaggagtacaggAGAACGTAGAAACAAGATGAAAGACAGGcgggaaacacagagagagagagagagagggcgagggaggTGGATT
Protein-coding sequences here:
- the LOC115127938 gene encoding voltage-dependent P/Q-type calcium channel subunit alpha-1A-like isoform X3; this translates as MLRKLWINPNLFCLCECVHVWLDNLFFCMHICVRLCVCVCVCVCVCVCVCVCVCVCVCGRVCVGVCVCVFVCVCVCVCVCVCVCVCVCVCVCVCVCVCVCVCVCVGVCVGVCVWACSAACVCLRVFALAYVLSYVRVFALVCVCCPAYLRVRMPTCVCVCVLTCVLGNTGGADKHQMDAELRKEMMAIWPNLSQKNLDLLVTPHKSATDLTVGKIYAAMMIMEYYRQSKAKKLQALREEQRMEPPSPGGGEGGGGGGPDGTGGGMPGVNGLPATQHDPNSIPPEGGMTESQSWVTAKAQEMFNKTGNWSPERPYPDHLHDNRHNSQTITDTSPMRRSTSSLVHGRSGRERGVRLDDYSLERVEGEGRHGGGAGGGQRRDRRDRSHRTSQRSLTRYTDADTGLGTDLSTTTQSGELPPKERERERGRAKDRRHHHHHHHHGGSMEKEGRFGPDRHGPEFTHRHPHDRGDRHWSRSPSEGPDGRGHRQGSSSVSGSPVPSTSGTSTPRRGRRQLPQTPAVPRPHVTYSPAIRHPKPTYGAGPPGRLRSPSPRHFSPPEHDGGGYHRPPSRHVSPLEHGGSRHGSPRSARHQSGSRSPPPHHGSPRSPRHGRWSGPPPGDSLESEGGPFYERDCEYERQHEPPAYEQSLSNPHPHGNPHPHGNPHPRSPRTARHGGGVGPPPPLAPTHPRRVPNGYRSSSPSPHRRGPPHQHPNPGGPPHRSPPHHRVPHGGPRGPRKGLHEPYSETDEDDWC
- the LOC115127938 gene encoding voltage-dependent P/Q-type calcium channel subunit alpha-1A-like isoform X2 — encoded protein: MLRKLWINPNLFCLCECVHVWLDNLFFCMHICVRLCVCVCVCVCVCVCVCVCVCVCVCGRVCVGVCVCVFVCVCVCVCVCVCVCVCVCVCVCVCVCVCVCVCVCVGVCVGVCVWACSAACVCLRVFALAYVLSYVRVFALVCVCCPAYLRVRMPTCVCVCVLTCVLGNTGGADKHQMDAELRKEMMAIWPNLSQKNLDLLVTPHKSATDLTVGKIYAAMMIMEYYRQSKAKKLQALREEQRMEPPSPGGGEGGGGGGPDGTGGGMPGVNGLPATQHDPNSIPPEGGMTESQSWVTAKAQEMFNKTGNWSPERPYPDHLHDNRHNSQTLEMRKMGRDGYSETEPCHPMRMDRHGRTISMPRLSDDNQTITDTSPMRRSTSSLVHGRSGRERGVRLDDYSLERVEGEGRHGGGAGGGQRRDRRDRSHRTSQRSLTRYTDADTDLSTTTQSGELPPKERERERGRAKDRRHHHHHHHHGGSMEKEGRFGPDRHGPEFTHRHPHDRGDRHWSRSPSEGPDGRGHRQGSSSVSGSPVPSTSGTSTPRRGRRQLPQTPAVPRPHVTYSPAIRHPKPTYGAGPPGRLRSPSPRHFSPPEHDGGGYHRPPSRHVSPLEHGGSRHGSPRSARHQSGSRSPPPHHGSPRSPRHGRWSGPPPGDSLESEGGPFYERDCEYERQHEPPAYEQSLSNPHPHGNPHPHGNPHPRSPRTARHGGGVGPPPPLAPTHPRRVPNGYRSSSPSPHRRGPPHQHPNPGGPPHRSPPHHRVPHGGPRGPRKGLHEPYSETDEDDWC
- the LOC115127938 gene encoding voltage-dependent P/Q-type calcium channel subunit alpha-1A-like isoform X1; translation: MLRKLWINPNLFCLCECVHVWLDNLFFCMHICVRLCVCVCVCVCVCVCVCVCVCVCVCGRVCVGVCVCVFVCVCVCVCVCVCVCVCVCVCVCVCVCVCVCVCVCVGVCVGVCVWACSAACVCLRVFALAYVLSYVRVFALVCVCCPAYLRVRMPTCVCVCVLTCVLGNTGGADKHQMDAELRKEMMAIWPNLSQKNLDLLVTPHKSATDLTVGKIYAAMMIMEYYRQSKAKKLQALREEQRMEPPSPGGGEGGGGGGPDGTGGGMPGVNGLPATQHDPNSIPPEGGMTESQSWVTAKAQEMFNKTGNWSPERPYPDHLHDNRHNSQTLEMRKMGRDGYSETEPCHPMRMDRHGRTISMPRLSDDNQTITDTSPMRRSTSSLVHGRSGRERGVRLDDYSLERVEGEGRHGGGAGGGQRRDRRDRSHRTSQRSLTRYTDADTGLGTDLSTTTQSGELPPKERERERGRAKDRRHHHHHHHHGGSMEKEGRFGPDRHGPEFTHRHPHDRGDRHWSRSPSEGPDGRGHRQGSSSVSGSPVPSTSGTSTPRRGRRQLPQTPAVPRPHVTYSPAIRHPKPTYGAGPPGRLRSPSPRHFSPPEHDGGGYHRPPSRHVSPLEHGGSRHGSPRSARHQSGSRSPPPHHGSPRSPRHGRWSGPPPGDSLESEGGPFYERDCEYERQHEPPAYEQSLSNPHPHGNPHPHGNPHPRSPRTARHGGGVGPPPPLAPTHPRRVPNGYRSSSPSPHRRGPPHQHPNPGGPPHRSPPHHRVPHGGPRGPRKGLHEPYSETDEDDWC
- the LOC115127938 gene encoding voltage-dependent P/Q-type calcium channel subunit alpha-1A-like isoform X4; this translates as MLYLTQNRTPLMFQRMEPPSPGGGEGGGGGGPDGTGGGMPGVNGLPATQHDPNSIPPEGGMTESQSWVTAKAQEMFNKTGNWSPERPYPDHLHDNRHNSQTLEMRKMGRDGYSETEPCHPMRMDRHGRTISMPRLSDDNQTITDTSPMRRSTSSLVHGRSGRERGVRLDDYSLERVEGEGRHGGGAGGGQRRDRRDRSHRTSQRSLTRYTDADTGLGTDLSTTTQSGELPPKERERERGRAKDRRHHHHHHHHGGSMEKEGRFGPDRHGPEFTHRHPHDRGDRHWSRSPSEGPDGRGHRQGSSSVSGSPVPSTSGTSTPRRGRRQLPQTPAVPRPHVTYSPAIRHPKPTYGAGPPGRLRSPSPRHFSPPEHDGGGYHRPPSRHVSPLEHGGSRHGSPRSARHQSGSRSPPPHHGSPRSPRHGRWSGPPPGDSLESEGGPFYERDCEYERQHEPPAYEQSLSNPHPHGNPHPHGNPHPRSPRTARHGGGVGPPPPLAPTHPRRVPNGYRSSSPSPHRRGPPHQHPNPGGPPHRSPPHHRVPHGGPRGPRKGLHEPYSETDEDDWC